A stretch of the Candidatus Berkelbacteria bacterium genome encodes the following:
- a CDS encoding 50S ribosomal protein L24, which produces MQIRKDDAVKLLSGKDRGKTGKVIRALPKAQRVVVEGLNLVKRHTKPTPRQPHGDIISFAAPIHVSNVMLMCLNCGKPTRINHKSTAKGSLRICKKCQNAVSIPKEAK; this is translated from the coding sequence ATGCAAATTCGAAAAGACGATGCAGTCAAACTATTATCTGGAAAAGACAGGGGTAAAACCGGCAAAGTGATCCGCGCCTTACCGAAAGCACAAAGAGTAGTGGTTGAAGGCTTGAACCTTGTCAAACGTCACACTAAGCCAACACCGCGTCAGCCACATGGCGATATTATTAGTTTTGCCGCCCCGATTCATGTCAGCAATGTTATGCTTATGTGTCTCAATTGCGGAAAACCAACACGCATTAATCATAAGAGCACTGCCAAGGGAAGTCTTCGAATCTGCAAGAAATGCCAAAACGCCGTTTCAATTCCCAAAGAAGCAAAGTAG
- the rplN gene encoding 50S ribosomal protein L14: MIQSYSRVRVADNSGAKEVMCIRVIKGAKQDAAQIGDVIVATVKDALPRGTVLKKQIVKAVIVRQRFPFQRPDGSTIRFDDNAVVIIDDADQPRGTRVLGPVAREIRGRGYQKIISLAPEVV, encoded by the coding sequence ATGATTCAATCCTACAGTCGAGTTAGAGTAGCCGATAACTCTGGCGCGAAAGAAGTAATGTGCATTCGTGTTATTAAAGGCGCCAAGCAAGATGCCGCTCAAATCGGCGATGTAATCGTCGCGACGGTCAAAGATGCTTTACCCCGCGGCACAGTTTTAAAAAAACAAATCGTCAAAGCCGTTATTGTCCGCCAGCGCTTTCCTTTTCAGCGACCCGACGGTAGCACGATTCGTTTTGACGACAATGCGGTGGTAATTATCGATGACGCCGATCAGCCACGTGGGACACGAGTCTTAGGACCGGTCGCCAGAGAAATTAGAGGTCGGGGCTATCAAAAAATTATCTCACTCGCGCCGGAGGTAGTGTGA
- a CDS encoding mitochondrial small ribosomal subunit protein uS17m, producing MARKRKIGKVVKVNAPTARIRVDRMHRHPLYDKAYQVSRNILAHIPAELTLNIGDFVEIEENRPISKRKAWVVLKVAEAAKETEL from the coding sequence ATGGCACGAAAGCGTAAAATTGGCAAAGTGGTTAAGGTGAACGCCCCAACGGCGCGAATTCGTGTTGACCGTATGCACCGCCACCCACTTTACGATAAGGCATATCAAGTAAGCCGAAATATTCTGGCGCATATACCTGCCGAGCTTACCCTTAACATTGGCGACTTCGTAGAAATTGAAGAAAACCGTCCGATCAGCAAACGTAAGGCTTGGGTCGTGCTCAAGGTAGCTGAAGCGGCCAAGGAAACTGAACTATGA
- the rplP gene encoding 50S ribosomal protein L16, with translation MLLPKKLKHRKQHRGKRGGNAQRGNQLSFGKFGVKAQSRGWVSSRQIEAGRRAITRYIQRGGKVWIRIFPDKPVTKASPETPMGSGKGALDHFVAVIRPGRIIFELDGVSQEIASEALRLAAQKLSVRTKIIIKEEI, from the coding sequence ATGCTTTTACCTAAAAAACTTAAACATCGAAAACAACATCGCGGCAAGCGCGGTGGCAACGCCCAGCGGGGTAACCAATTGAGTTTTGGCAAGTTTGGCGTGAAAGCGCAAAGTCGAGGCTGGGTGAGCTCACGCCAAATTGAGGCTGGGCGGCGAGCAATTACGCGCTACATCCAACGCGGCGGTAAAGTCTGGATTCGTATTTTCCCAGATAAACCAGTCACTAAAGCCTCGCCTGAAACACCGATGGGAAGCGGCAAAGGCGCTCTCGACCACTTTGTGGCTGTCATTCGGCCCGGCCGCATTATCTTTGAGCTCGACGGCGTATCTCAAGAAATTGCCAGCGAAGCCCTGCGGCTGGCCGCTCAAAAACTTTCAGTCCGCACAAAAATAATCATTAAAGAAGAGATTTAA
- the rpsC gene encoding 30S ribosomal protein S3, with the protein MSHKTHPLANRLPLTREWRSKWFATHLAPYNIIEDAFIRRLITTTYRKDAAIERVEIERNAQEVKVIIHTAKPGIVIGRGGAGVQGLRTTLERKLQSFRDRNLSNYVRVASERKKDLPTGLKLEIIEIKAPELYAALVAQTIAHQIENRMPYRRVVRQAIERTIQRNAQGIRIAVAGRLNGADIARREKFSEGTVPLSTFRNDIDYAHFDAKTSSYGTIGVKVWIYRGDRLADVLKPQGRRQV; encoded by the coding sequence ATGTCACACAAAACTCATCCTCTTGCTAATCGTTTACCGCTCACTCGCGAGTGGCGTTCAAAGTGGTTTGCAACTCATCTCGCACCCTACAATATTATCGAGGATGCCTTCATTCGCAGACTCATCACAACTACTTATCGAAAAGATGCGGCGATCGAACGCGTTGAAATTGAAAGAAATGCTCAAGAAGTTAAGGTGATCATCCATACCGCAAAACCGGGTATTGTGATTGGTCGCGGCGGAGCTGGTGTCCAAGGTTTACGCACTACTCTGGAACGCAAACTTCAATCTTTTCGGGATCGCAATCTGTCTAATTATGTGCGCGTCGCCTCCGAGCGCAAGAAAGATCTTCCAACCGGTTTGAAACTAGAAATTATCGAGATTAAGGCGCCAGAGCTTTATGCCGCGCTCGTTGCTCAAACAATTGCCCATCAAATTGAAAACAGGATGCCCTATCGGCGAGTAGTGCGCCAGGCAATTGAAAGAACAATCCAACGCAATGCGCAGGGCATTCGAATCGCGGTCGCTGGCCGTCTGAATGGCGCGGATATTGCCCGTCGTGAAAAATTCTCTGAAGGCACCGTGCCTCTCTCAACTTTCCGAAATGACATCGATTATGCCCACTTTGACGCTAAAACTTCATCCTACGGAACAATCGGCGTGAAAGTCTGGATTTACCGTGGCGATCGACTGGCCGATGTTTTGAAGCCCCAAGGCCGTCGCCAAGTTTAA
- a CDS encoding uL22 family ribosomal protein, with product MQVTVHYNKLLIAPRKIRAVLGQLRHTSIPMALAQMKNSPRTTTEPIYKLLLASISAARDRDPAIRPEELRVQEIFCNEARRLYRTRIKSRGRAGRFAKRGSHLTLVVERTQKDQE from the coding sequence ATGCAAGTTACCGTTCACTACAATAAATTATTGATAGCGCCCCGAAAAATTCGCGCCGTTCTTGGTCAGCTTCGCCATACTTCAATCCCAATGGCTTTGGCACAAATGAAAAATTCCCCCCGTACAACCACCGAACCAATCTATAAGCTCCTCTTAGCCTCAATTTCCGCGGCGCGCGACCGAGATCCAGCCATCCGACCGGAAGAACTTCGAGTGCAAGAAATTTTCTGTAATGAAGCCAGACGACTCTATCGAACACGTATCAAAAGTCGCGGCCGAGCGGGTCGATTTGCCAAACGCGGCTCTCATCTAACTCTAGTCGTTGAACGCACTCAAAAAGATCAGGAATAA
- the rpsS gene encoding 30S ribosomal protein S19: MSRSLKKGPFLDPKLMKKVETAPRSKNSAIRTWARASTITPEMVGLTFQVHNGKDFISVSVVEDMVGHKLGEFSPTRKFKRHGGKTAEAQAKTQETGK; encoded by the coding sequence ATGAGCCGTTCACTGAAAAAAGGTCCTTTTCTTGACCCAAAACTTATGAAAAAAGTCGAAACTGCCCCTCGAAGCAAAAACTCGGCGATCAGAACTTGGGCACGGGCGAGCACGATTACACCCGAAATGGTCGGATTAACTTTTCAGGTTCATAATGGTAAGGATTTTATTTCGGTTTCAGTTGTGGAAGATATGGTTGGTCATAAGCTCGGAGAATTTTCGCCAACGCGTAAATTCAAGCGTCATGGCGGTAAAACAGCCGAAGCGCAAGCTAAGACTCAAGAAACAGGTAAATAA
- the rplB gene encoding 50S ribosomal protein L2, with translation MPVIFRRPTTPGQRGMSINRQTHLSKKRPEKSLTEILKKHAGRDRFGRISIRHRGGGNKRHYRIISALEKGPVTQAKILALEYDPNRSANIALIEYNEGTRAYILAAHEMKIDQIIEAGEKALLENGNRLPLGKIPRGFQIYDIALDPNRKGAMVRSAGASATIQSHEDNGRYVQIKLPSGEIRRVLAAAYASLGSVSNPEHSSVMLGKAGRVRHMGWRPQVRGKAMNTNDHPHGGGEGSNSIGLKYPKTPWGKHALGKRTRRNKRTNTFIARSRHETRR, from the coding sequence ATGCCTGTTATTTTTCGCCGTCCTACGACACCAGGCCAACGCGGCATGTCAATTAATCGGCAAACACATTTATCTAAAAAACGACCCGAAAAATCTCTCACCGAGATTCTCAAAAAACATGCCGGCAGGGATCGCTTTGGAAGAATCAGCATTCGGCATAGAGGTGGCGGAAATAAACGACATTATCGAATCATTAGCGCCTTAGAGAAGGGGCCGGTGACACAAGCCAAAATTCTTGCTCTTGAATACGACCCAAACCGAAGCGCCAACATCGCGCTCATCGAATACAATGAAGGAACGCGTGCTTATATATTGGCGGCGCATGAGATGAAGATCGACCAAATCATTGAGGCTGGTGAGAAGGCGCTGCTTGAAAACGGCAATCGTCTGCCACTTGGTAAGATTCCTCGAGGTTTTCAAATCTACGACATTGCCCTCGACCCGAACCGCAAAGGCGCAATGGTTCGATCAGCCGGGGCAAGCGCGACCATTCAGTCGCATGAAGATAATGGCCGTTATGTTCAAATTAAATTGCCTTCTGGGGAAATTCGACGAGTTTTAGCAGCCGCGTATGCCTCGTTGGGCAGTGTAAGCAACCCTGAACATTCAAGTGTCATGCTGGGCAAGGCTGGCCGAGTGCGCCACATGGGCTGGCGACCACAAGTTCGCGGTAAAGCGATGAACACGAATGATCACCCGCACGGCGGCGGTGAAGGAAGTAACTCGATCGGCCTTAAATATCCAAAAACACCCTGGGGCAAACATGCTCTGGGTAAGCGCACTCGCCGGAATAAGAGAACCAATACCTTCATTGCGCGCAGTCGTCACGAAACACGGAGATAA
- a CDS encoding 50S ribosomal protein L23 has protein sequence MKHIQLKPVITEKSLRLVSESQFTFRIPRYSNKLTIERAVEQAYKVHVIDVNIAKTAAKPKRNGVTSPKIKAIIRLKKGEKIPGFELPVETPAQKSEEK, from the coding sequence ATGAAGCATATTCAACTCAAACCGGTAATTACTGAAAAATCACTTCGCCTGGTTAGTGAGAGTCAATTTACATTTCGCATCCCGAGATATAGCAATAAATTAACGATCGAACGCGCCGTCGAGCAGGCCTATAAAGTGCATGTGATTGATGTAAATATCGCCAAAACCGCGGCCAAACCCAAACGCAATGGGGTAACCTCACCCAAGATTAAGGCAATTATCCGCCTCAAAAAAGGTGAAAAAATCCCCGGTTTTGAACTGCCAGTAGAAACGCCAGCTCAAAAAAGCGAGGAGAAGTAA
- the rplD gene encoding 50S ribosomal protein L4 → MSNKQIALALALRGYAANRRQVLANTKTRGEVSGGGRKPWRQKGTGRARVGSIRNPIWRTGGVVFGPRKKRDYRLALTDSFKKHALKIALAIQAQANGLIEMKNWPTDGKTKTLAQALSSIDKQQITIILVKSDLTLSRAVKNLPSVEIRLAKNVTAEDLLRADAILGTDEALTHLKKRANLIESTKPTRRAPGKSKV, encoded by the coding sequence ATGAGTAATAAGCAAATTGCCCTCGCTCTAGCACTGCGCGGTTATGCGGCGAATCGTCGCCAAGTTTTGGCGAACACAAAAACGCGGGGCGAAGTCAGCGGAGGCGGACGCAAACCTTGGCGTCAAAAGGGGACTGGACGGGCTCGAGTTGGCTCAATCCGCAATCCTATTTGGCGAACCGGGGGAGTAGTTTTCGGTCCAAGAAAAAAACGTGATTATCGCCTGGCGCTAACTGATTCATTTAAAAAACACGCGCTTAAAATCGCGCTTGCGATTCAAGCTCAAGCGAACGGTCTTATTGAAATGAAAAACTGGCCGACCGACGGAAAAACAAAAACCTTGGCTCAAGCATTAAGTTCGATTGACAAACAGCAAATCACAATCATCCTCGTCAAAAGCGACTTAACTTTAAGCCGCGCTGTCAAAAATTTACCCAGCGTCGAAATCCGCCTCGCTAAGAACGTAACTGCCGAAGACCTACTCCGAGCCGACGCCATCTTGGGCACTGATGAAGCTTTAACTCATCTTAAAAAACGCGCAAACTTAATAGAGTCCACAAAACCGACTCGCCGTGCACCTGGGAAATCGAAGGTATGA
- the rplC gene encoding 50S ribosomal protein L3, producing MKVILGRKVGMTRVATHTGEIVGATVIEALPNSVVQIRSKANDGYSALQVGYGDPSRAKKPQRTQIEKIGAQAGAILKEFRMEGELPQVGSSLNVTQFTLGDRVSVTSTSRGRGFAGTVKRHHFHMGPRSHGSMNIREPGSIGSTYPQRTIKGKRMAGRLGGRQATVHHLEILDILPDEHLLVIKGAVPGIRGAIVKIMSLSEASDE from the coding sequence ATGAAAGTAATCCTCGGCCGAAAAGTTGGGATGACACGCGTCGCCACTCATACAGGCGAGATTGTTGGTGCCACAGTCATCGAAGCCTTGCCGAATTCAGTCGTGCAAATTCGATCAAAGGCCAACGACGGCTATAGCGCTCTTCAGGTTGGCTATGGCGATCCAAGTCGCGCCAAAAAGCCCCAGCGAACTCAAATTGAAAAAATCGGTGCGCAAGCTGGTGCGATTCTTAAGGAATTCCGTATGGAAGGCGAACTTCCTCAAGTCGGTTCGAGTTTAAATGTGACACAATTTACGCTCGGCGATAGAGTCAGCGTGACCTCAACCTCACGCGGCCGCGGCTTTGCTGGTACGGTTAAACGTCATCATTTTCACATGGGTCCGCGTAGCCACGGTTCGATGAATATTCGCGAACCAGGTTCAATTGGCTCAACATACCCGCAAAGAACGATTAAAGGTAAGCGAATGGCAGGGCGTCTTGGCGGTCGCCAAGCAACTGTTCACCATCTTGAAATTCTTGACATCTTACCCGATGAACACCTCCTGGTGATTAAAGGCGCCGTCCCGGGCATCCGAGGCGCGATTGTCAAAATCATGAGTTTAAGCGAGGCCAGTGATGAGTAA
- a CDS encoding DUF378 domain-containing protein, which produces MTTLDWVAMILVIIGGINWGLVGLLDYNLVESLFREGTFLTKIIYDLVGLSAIYMIFVSMKQKEV; this is translated from the coding sequence ATGACAACACTTGACTGGGTCGCAATGATTCTTGTGATTATCGGGGGTATTAACTGGGGTCTAGTTGGCCTCCTTGATTACAACCTCGTTGAAAGTCTATTTAGGGAAGGCACATTCCTCACTAAGATTATTTACGATCTCGTCGGTCTTTCAGCGATTTACATGATTTTTGTTTCAATGAAGCAAAAAGAAGTTTAG
- a CDS encoding DUF4256 domain-containing protein — protein sequence MSNTKSNENKLSLEQREKMLQVLKVRFEKNMNRHQGLEWVTIQTKLTNSPKKLWSLNEMEATGGEPDVVGFDKKTDEYFFVDSSAESPIGRRNVCYDHEALGSRKKHQPKNSALDLAAAIGIELLTEQQYRELQKLGIFDTKTSSWVQTPVSIRMLGGALFCDRRYETVFTYHNGAESYYAARGFRGLLKV from the coding sequence ATGAGCAACACGAAAAGCAATGAAAATAAGTTATCATTAGAACAACGCGAAAAAATGCTTCAAGTATTGAAAGTCCGTTTTGAGAAAAACATGAACCGCCATCAAGGTCTCGAGTGGGTAACAATACAAACCAAGTTGACAAATAGTCCTAAAAAGTTATGGTCGCTTAATGAAATGGAAGCAACTGGTGGCGAACCGGATGTTGTTGGTTTCGATAAGAAAACAGATGAATACTTTTTTGTTGATTCCTCGGCCGAAAGTCCGATCGGCCGCAGAAATGTTTGTTACGACCACGAGGCGTTGGGATCAAGAAAAAAACATCAGCCAAAAAATAGCGCTCTAGATTTGGCCGCGGCCATTGGCATTGAACTTTTAACGGAGCAACAATATCGCGAGTTACAGAAACTGGGCATTTTTGATACGAAGACATCGAGTTGGGTGCAAACGCCTGTGAGCATTCGTATGCTTGGCGGCGCCCTCTTTTGCGACCGGCGCTACGAGACAGTTTTTACGTATCACAATGGCGCAGAATCCTATTATGCCGCCAGGGGGTTCCGTGGCCTGCTCAAGGTCTAA
- a CDS encoding HIT family protein: MSCPYCTSSDIQKRKIIENDLAFAFLGKMPIVLGHTLIVPKRHVAKYENLTGEEMRAIEDLRVKILGALVQTFDAAGFNFAWNDEKLAGQSVPHFHLHIIPRKEGDAGTYEYEPRKFLYRPGERKESPEAELEEISKLIAKNL; the protein is encoded by the coding sequence ATGAGCTGTCCGTATTGCACATCTTCAGATATACAAAAGCGGAAAATTATTGAGAATGATTTAGCTTTTGCGTTTTTGGGGAAAATGCCTATTGTCCTAGGCCATACGCTCATTGTTCCTAAAAGACATGTCGCTAAATATGAAAACCTGACAGGTGAGGAAATGCGGGCAATTGAAGACCTGCGAGTAAAAATATTAGGTGCACTTGTTCAAACATTTGACGCCGCTGGTTTCAATTTTGCTTGGAATGATGAAAAACTTGCAGGTCAATCCGTTCCGCATTTCCATTTACACATTATCCCGCGCAAAGAAGGTGATGCTGGAACTTATGAATATGAGCCAAGAAAGTTCCTATACCGACCAGGCGAAAGAAAGGAATCGCCCGAAGCAGAGTTGGAAGAAATCTCTAAACTTATTGCGAAGAATTTATGA
- a CDS encoding ribose-phosphate pyrophosphokinase, whose protein sequence is MPNVTIIPTLHAEHLARLMSVPKDCEIVFLEGNKDGKRFFPDGEVYVKLQKIELNKRIVILHTGAPDPNAGIIELEMLLNILTNLGYKNIEIFFSYFPYGMQDNPKYSGETNAAENLIIKLVDYYHIKQIYVLDAHFFGQPWFGKYPIKNISATPMLKDAALIDYPSAIFLAPDQGSQRRMLLQGTAKKRINSFEIDIVHDENFIKTVKNQTVGVIDDLVETGGTAVKFAELCQKIGAKDVIALVTHGLLDSGTQRLKKSYSKLYLTNSIDCADTNIDVSVLILNEIVSN, encoded by the coding sequence ATGCCTAATGTAACAATTATTCCTACGCTACATGCGGAACATCTTGCCAGACTTATGTCAGTACCAAAAGACTGTGAGATTGTTTTTCTTGAGGGAAATAAAGATGGAAAACGATTTTTTCCTGATGGTGAGGTATATGTAAAACTTCAGAAAATCGAACTGAATAAAAGAATTGTAATTCTTCATACTGGAGCCCCAGACCCAAATGCAGGAATTATCGAGCTTGAAATGCTTCTCAATATACTAACAAATCTTGGTTATAAAAATATAGAAATTTTCTTTTCCTACTTTCCATATGGTATGCAGGATAATCCGAAGTATTCAGGAGAAACAAATGCCGCCGAAAATCTTATCATAAAATTGGTTGATTATTACCACATAAAACAAATCTATGTCCTTGACGCTCATTTTTTCGGACAGCCATGGTTTGGAAAATATCCAATAAAAAACATTTCGGCTACGCCAATGTTAAAAGATGCCGCGTTAATTGACTATCCTTCTGCTATTTTTTTGGCTCCAGATCAAGGCTCTCAGAGAAGAATGTTGCTACAAGGGACTGCAAAAAAGAGAATAAATTCTTTTGAAATTGATATCGTACATGACGAAAATTTTATTAAGACCGTAAAAAACCAGACAGTTGGAGTTATTGATGATTTGGTTGAAACTGGTGGCACTGCTGTAAAGTTTGCTGAGCTATGTCAAAAGATTGGAGCGAAAGATGTAATTGCACTCGTAACGCACGGCTTGCTTGATTCGGGAACACAAAGACTTAAAAAATCATATTCAAAACTTTATCTAACAAACAGCATTGATTGTGCTGATACTAATATCGATGTTTCCGTTTTGATTCTTAATGAAATTGTCTCTAATTAG